From the Ralstonia wenshanensis genome, the window TGAAGCACTGGCCGCGCTGGCCGATCAAGCCGAACGCGCGTACGTCGGCGAACTGCTCGCGGCCATCCGCGCGGAAGTGGTGGGCGGCAGCTCGCTATCGGTGGCGCTGGCGCAGTATCCGAAGGATTTTCCGGACATCTACCGCGCGCTGGTTTCAGCGGGCGAGCACTCCGGCAACCTCGGCCTCGTCCTCTCCCGCCTGGCCGACTACATCGAGAGCCGCAACGCGCTCACATCGAAGATCAAGCTGGCGTTCACGTATCCCGCCATCGTCACGGTGGTGGCGTTCGCGATCGTGATCTTCCTACTGTCATACGTGGTGCCGCAGGTGGTCAGCGTGTTTGCCAACACCAAGCAAAAGCTGCCGACGCTCACGATCATCATGCTGTGGCTGTCGGATTTCGTGCGGAACTGGGGATGGCTGGCGGCGATCGTGCTGGCGGCCATTGGCGTACTGATCCGCAATCTGCTCAAGCAGCCGGCGTTGCGGTTGTCGTGGCACAAGTGGCTGCTGACAGCGCCGCTGTTCGGCAAGCTCGTCCGCGGTTACAACACCGCGCGGTTTGCAAGCACGCTGGCGATTCTCACCAGTGCCGGCGTGCCGATCTTGCGGGGCTTGCAGGCAGCGGGGGAAACGCTGAACAACGTTGCGCTCAAGACCAACGTGGAAGACGCATCCACGCGCGTGCGGGAAGGGACGTCGCTGGCGCGAGCGTTGGCGGCGCAGAACCAGTTTCCGCCTGTGCTGGTGCATTTGATCCGCTCGGGAGAGGCGACGGGGAATCTGCCTGCGATGTTGGAGCGGGCTGCGCAGGGGGAGGCGCAGGAGTTGGAGCGTCGGACGCTGTTCCTTACTGGCTTGCTTGAGCCGGCGCTGATTCTGACGATGGGTGTGGTGGTGTTGTTGATCGTGTTGGCGGTGTTGATGCCGATTATTGAGATCAATCAACTGGTGCACTGATTATTGTTCTTGGTGTGCCCGTTGTTTCATCCCCTGCCGGGGCTGAAACAAGGGATGCACCACAATCAAAAAAAGCAAAACCAACCAGCGCCCCGCAGCCCTCACGACATCACCGCGCCCACCGCCTGTGCGCGAGCACTGTCCCTCCACTCCTGCACGTAGTCAGGCGTACCCCCCGGCGCCGCCTCCACCACCGGCGGTAACGGCAGCAACGCCATCGGCAGCACGCCAGCCCACACCGGCAGGTCCTGATCCTCAGGATCATCCTTCGGCCCGCCAGTGCGGACCTTGCAGGCAGCCTCATCCAGCGGAATGCGCAGCACGGTCGTGGCGGCAAGTTCCTTCGCATTGCCGGGCCGCGCCTGTCGCGAACGGCCAGGCGCGAGCACTTCCATGAAGGTATCGAGCACCGCAGTCTTCTGCGCCTCCGGCACGACTTCGAACGCGCCGTAGATGACGGCCGACCGGTAGTTCATCGAATGGTTGAATGCCGAGCGTGCCAGCACCAGGCCATCGATGTGCGTAATGGTCACGCAGACCTGCGCGCCGCTGCCCGCCAGCTTGAGCATCCGGCTGCCGTTGGAGCCATGGATGTAAAGGTGGTCGCCCTCGCGCCAGCACGCGGTGGGAATGCAGTGCACGCCATGCTCGTCGGCGAAAGCGATGTGGCAGACGTACGCCTCGTCGAGGATGGCGTGCAGCGTGGTGCGGTCGTAGTGGCCGCGGTGCGCGACGCGGCGCACACGGGTGCGAGCGGTGGGCGATGTGGGTTCTGTGGTGGACATGCGGGGGCTCCGAATCGTCAATCGATATGCCGACGATAAAAAAATCGTGGCACCATGCATAGACCCACAAAAATCCAAAATCATAGAGCCACGATGGACTACGGCGTCCTGCTGTCGAACTACGAACGCACGGCGATGCACGGCGAAGGCGCAGCGCGCACCTCACAACAGCATCGGCTGTATGCCTGCCTGCGTGCGGCCATCCTGAGCGGGCAGATCGAGGAAGGCACGCGCCTGGCACCATCGCGCACGCTGGCCGAAGAGCTGGGCATCGCGCGCAACTCGGTGCTCTACGCCTACGAGCAGCTCGCCACGGAGGGTTTCGTGCTCAGCCGGCGGCAGGGCACGGTGGTGGCGCGCGTTGGCCTGCAGCAGACGCCCGCGCAAGCGCCCGAAGCCGCGCCCGAACTGTCGCACCGCGTGAAAGACCTCGAACGCCCGCGCGGCGAAATGAGCGACCTGCTGCCCTTCCTGCCCGGCACGCCTGCGCTGGACGAATTCCCGCTGGCGCAATGGCGCCGCTGCATGGAGCGCGGATGGCGCCGCATCGGCCCAGGGCAGATGGGCTACGGCCCCGTCGAAGGCAACGTCGCGCTGCGCCAAGCCGTGGCGGAATACCTGCGTGTTTCGCGCGGCGTGCGCTGCGATGCGACGCAGGTGTTCATCACCGATGGCACGCAGAACAGCCTCGACATGTGCGCCCGCACGCTGGCCGATGCGGGCGACACCGCATGGATTGAGAACCCCGGCTACTACGGGGCGCGCGCCGCGTTGCAGGCGGCCGACATGCGTCTGGTACCGATCAGCGTCGACGCCGACGGCCTCGCCCCGCGCGCGGAAGACTGGCGCGACA encodes:
- the gspF gene encoding type II secretion system inner membrane protein GspF; the encoded protein is MPAFRYEAADATGKTDKGVIEADSARQARTLLRARGLTPLLVDALGAQATKRGGSSFGKRLSAQENALVTRQLASLLVAGLPLDEALAALADQAERAYVGELLAAIRAEVVGGSSLSVALAQYPKDFPDIYRALVSAGEHSGNLGLVLSRLADYIESRNALTSKIKLAFTYPAIVTVVAFAIVIFLLSYVVPQVVSVFANTKQKLPTLTIIMLWLSDFVRNWGWLAAIVLAAIGVLIRNLLKQPALRLSWHKWLLTAPLFGKLVRGYNTARFASTLAILTSAGVPILRGLQAAGETLNNVALKTNVEDASTRVREGTSLARALAAQNQFPPVLVHLIRSGEATGNLPAMLERAAQGEAQELERRTLFLTGLLEPALILTMGVVVLLIVLAVLMPIIEINQLVH
- a CDS encoding pyridoxamine 5'-phosphate oxidase family protein; translation: MSTTEPTSPTARTRVRRVAHRGHYDRTTLHAILDEAYVCHIAFADEHGVHCIPTACWREGDHLYIHGSNGSRMLKLAGSGAQVCVTITHIDGLVLARSAFNHSMNYRSAVIYGAFEVVPEAQKTAVLDTFMEVLAPGRSRQARPGNAKELAATTVLRIPLDEAACKVRTGGPKDDPEDQDLPVWAGVLPMALLPLPPVVEAAPGGTPDYVQEWRDSARAQAVGAVMS
- a CDS encoding MocR-like pyridoxine biosynthesis transcription factor PdxR, whose amino-acid sequence is MDYGVLLSNYERTAMHGEGAARTSQQHRLYACLRAAILSGQIEEGTRLAPSRTLAEELGIARNSVLYAYEQLATEGFVLSRRQGTVVARVGLQQTPAQAPEAAPELSHRVKDLERPRGEMSDLLPFLPGTPALDEFPLAQWRRCMERGWRRIGPGQMGYGPVEGNVALRQAVAEYLRVSRGVRCDATQVFITDGTQNSLDMCARTLADAGDTAWIENPGYYGARAALQAADMRLVPISVDADGLAPRAEDWRDTPPRLIYITPSHQYPLGAVMSLERRLALIQHARAAGAWIIEDDYDSEFRHTGAPLSAVQGLTEDAPVIYLGTFSKMLFPALRLGYMVVPPALAPALKKTAGALMLRGRVAEQLALAEFIEAGHFTRHLRRMRRLYGERRDALQTAIERHLAGIVTVSGGAGGMHLSTRLDAPVPDTEVSRAARERGMVLRPLSRFCLPGTLSAQYNGLVLGYGNVPAEAMDGLVLRMRDVIESVAG